One region of Carya illinoinensis cultivar Pawnee chromosome 8, C.illinoinensisPawnee_v1, whole genome shotgun sequence genomic DNA includes:
- the LOC122318593 gene encoding protein WALLS ARE THIN 1-like, which translates to MADTGSAPAKRMWCSIPERLQLHAAMLALQFGYAGFHVVSRAALNMGISKLVFPVYRNVIALLMLLPFAYFLEKKERPAITLNFLLQFFVLALIGITANQGFYLLGLDNTTPTFASAIQNSVPAITFLMAALLRIEKVRLDRKDGIAKVIGTAFCVAGATVITLYKGPAVYSPAQTLHNTTPVFVSLGDAAGKNWTLGCIYLIGHCLSWSAWLVLQAPVLKKYPARLSVTSYTCFFGLIQFVVIALIFERDAQAWMFHSGGELFTILYAGVVASGVAFAVQIWCIDRGGPVFVAVYQPVQTLVVAIMASIALGEEFYLGGIIGAVLIIVGLYLVLWGKSEERKFAQEKLAIQPTPEYENNRATSHIKSSLTQPLLPSSSENV; encoded by the exons ATGGCTGACACCGGATCCGCCCCTGCAAAGAGAATGTGGTGCTCTATACCTGAAAGACTCCAGCTGCATGCGGCTATGCTGGCCTTGCAGTTTGGCTATGCCGGCTTCCATGTTGTCTCCAGAGCCGCCCTCAACATGGGCATTAGCAAACTTGTGTTCCCTGTCTATAGGAACGTTATCGCTTTGCTTATGCTCCTCCCCTTTGCCTATTTTCTAGAGAA GAAGGAGAGGCCGGCAATCACTCTGAATTTTCTCCTTCAGTTCTTCGTCCTCGCACTAATTGG AATAACAGCAAATCAAGGATTCTACTTGCTGGGTTTGGACAACACAACTCCCACTTTCGCATCAGCAATACAAAACTCCGTCCCAGCCATTACCTTTCTCATGGCAGCCTTACTCAG GATTGAGAAAGTACGACTAGATCGAAAAGACGGCATAGCAAAGGTGATCGGAACTGCATTCTGTGTCGCCGGAGCCACAGTAATCACACTGTACAAAGGCCCAGCCGTATACAGCCCAGCACAAACACTACACAACACAACGCCGGTTTTTGTATCGCTAGGAGATGCAGCGGGGAAGAACTGGACCTTGGGCTGCATCTACCTCATTGGCCATTGCTTGTCATGGTCCGCGTGGCTGGTGCTGCAAGCGCCGGTCCTTAAGAAGTACCCGGCTCGCCTCTCCGTCACCTCCTATACGTGTTTTTTCGGTCTCATACAGTTTGTGGTGATTGCTTTGATCTTTGAGAGAGATGCACAGGCTTGGATGTTTCACTCTGGTGGAGAGCTCTTCACTATCCTCTATGCG GGAGTGGTGGCATCAGGGGTGGCCTTCGCTGTACAGATATGGTGCATTGACAGAGGGGGCCCTGTCTTCGTGGCTGTGTATCAACCTGTTCAGACTCTTGTTGTCGCTATTATGGCTTCCATTGCTTTGGGGGAAGAGTTCTATTTGGGAGG GATAATTGGGGCAGTGCTGATCATAGTGGGATTGTACCTAGTCCTGTGGGGGAAAAGCGAAGAGAGGAAGTTTGCACAGGAAAAACTTGCGATTCAGCCCACACCGGAGTACGAGAACAACAGGGCAACAAGCCACATCAAGTCATCCCTTACTCAGCCTCTCCTTCCATCCTCGTCAGAGAATGTTTGA